The window AACAGTCTACTGTGAAATGTTTCAGGGTCAGAAGTCTCTTGCTTTAGATACAGCGATTGGGATGTGGCAGCTGCTCTTTGCGGAAAGAGAGTGGCCTTTGGTAAATCACTGGTGTGATTTCTTGCAGGTAAAGAAACACTCATGATTGGTCTGATCATATTTTTGTTGCTTCTGATACAATCTTGTTTTCCAAGTTCAGGATCGTCATAACAAGGCCATATCTAAGGACACATGGGAACAGCTCCTGGAATTTGCAAGGGTATGTGAGAAAAACTAGACACAGTTGTGTCATTGAGCTTATATATTGCTTGCAGCTATGGCTTAGTGTTGATACATGGATTGAGACAGTAGTTTTTGTCTGTGATGCAGACGGTGGACCCATCATTGTCGAATTACGATGCAGAAGGAGCGTGGCCTTACCTCATCGATGAGTTCGTTGAGTATTTGTATGACAAGAGCGTTGTTGAAAAGTAACTGGTCACCCGAGAGAAGTAATCAGCTCTATTTGACAATGTTCCATCTCattattttttacaatatacTTTTGTTTCTTTGTCAGAATCCAACAATCTGCTCTTCTATCTGTTGTTAGTGTTACCAATAATCACCACaggaacaaaaaaagaagaagaaagaaatatcAATACCATATTTAAATCCAAAttgaaaagaaatatataaaaatatatttcagatAACATgaacataattaaaaaatgaacaTGTTAAATGAAATTGTAAGCAAACattagaaaatagaaaaatatattgagaAGTTAGAAACAAAATCTAATAGTAAAACACCCAAAAAAGATAACAACAAAAGTTATCAAAATCTTATTCGTATTTTATGTTTAACACGTAAGCAAAATCTTATCGTTTACAAAATCTATAATAAATTCCATTGTTATCCTTTAATTATCcgaatgatttttttaaattttatacaaCATGAATTTCATTTGTTTACAATTTCGTTATAAATACTAAGATAAGGAAGAACAAAGCATTTGCGAGAAGCAAAATCATAATAAGTGGCACTGCTAGTCCCGGCAAAAGGCGATACAAAGTCATGACAAAAGATATTGATGTCATGAGGAGTgaatctgatgatgatgatatatgAGGTAAAATAGAGTACTATTTGCACACTAGGTTAAGTCAAACTCTACTGATTGATGTAGGTCAAATTCTGCTGGTCGATTTAGGAGATGCGCTGAGAAAGTTTAGTATTTTCCTattagagaaaagaaagaacaagAACCCCAACAGCTTATATATGAGTCTAGAATATGGGGAtcggaagaagaaaaaattgtGACATATGAAGGAATAAAGTCTTAAAGTTGCAAATTGAGTACCAGAGAGTTCTTACTGTGGAGAAAAGAAGAAGTAAGAAAATATGCTTCAGACATTGTCATTCTTTGTCGTTCCTTGGTCATTACGATAACTTAatgttattttttggttttaagtCTCGCCATATTCACTCTATCGTTTTAAGTAATACATACTTTTCTTATATCAATTTCGtatttttttcagaattttaaCTAGTTaagataaaatatcaaatatgtatttaaatccaaatttaaatacaaaattgaaaaatatattgagAAGTTAGAAACAAAATCTAATAGTAATACACCCCAAAagataataacaaaaattatcaaaatcttATTCGTATTTTATGTTTAACACGTAAGCAAAATCTTATCGTTTACAAAATCTATAATAGATTTCATTGTTATCCTTTAATTATCCGAATGATTTTTTTCTAATCTTATACGAGATgaatttcattttcttataatttcgTTATAAATACTAAGATAAGGAAGAACATATCATTTGAGATAAGCAAAATCATAATAAGTGATACTACTAATCTCAACGATAAGCCATATAAAGTTATGACAAAAGTTATTGATCTAAAGAGGAGCAAATCTGATGATGGTGATCTATCAAGTAAACCTAGATTACTACTTGCAGACCAGGTTAGGTTAAATTCTACTGGTCCATTTAGGTCAAATTCTCTTGATCGATTTCTGAGACGTGCTGAGAAAGTTTGGGCAGTTTCTACCATAGAAAAGAAAGATGTTGAATCTCATAAGCCTATACTGGAGTCTAATCAGGGaccaggagaagaagaagaaaaagttgGTGATCTGGTGCAGGTGGGACAAAACAACTATTTCATAGTTGACATCTTCGAGAAAGAGATCATGGAGTTAGGAGACAAAGTGGATCTAAACTTCAAGACATTCAACAACTTCGAAGTTGTTGATGGAGGCGCTCCATTGGATCACCACTTCTACAAATACAGGTGTTGTTACTCCTCTTGCTTCTGCTTTTGCACAAACATTAATGTAGAGAGAGAGTGGGTAATTCTAAAGAGACAACTAGCCTTATGGGAGAAGAAGGAAGTCAGCTTCTGTGTGAGAACTTACACTGAAAGAAAAGAGCTGATGAGAGTTGCTGCAACCGTGACAAATGGTGATCAGAGTCACAGCTTGTTCTTCTTTGACATTAAGTTCCCTAAGAAGTATCCATACCAAGCACCGAGTTTCTTCTACCATCCATATGGTCTTCCTTTGAGTAATCTTGGAACTAAAAAGAAATTGAGACCTCAACTGCGTTACAACATATTAGATGTGTTTCTCCACATTGAAGAGATTGTGATGATGAACACCACCAACAAGTCTTGTCGTCAGATGTTGGATATGCTGAAACAGCCGCCCATGGGGTTTGAGGATTTTGTGAAGGGGCATTTCAGGAAGAAGGGTGCTTTCATTCTGAAGAACATGATGGATGAGATGGATTTGGACAAGGAGAGTGATAAGAACATGTTCTTGAAGACTTACATTGCCTTGGAAGACAACAAAGCTTACTGTGAGCATCTTCTCAACAGTGATCTTAAAGAAGAGCTGGAGAGGTTCAAGGAGAAAGAGTCGTCACTATGCGAGCATAGCAGGTTCAATGACAATCAAGAGACATCCAGACACCAAAACTCTTGGACCAAGTATTCATTTCTATAGTTTGTGTTTATCTTGCCTTTTTGTTGTGTGTTTCAGAGATTTTAATATGGTAAAGGTTCTTATAAGACGAACAAGTAACTTATTATGAAGGGTCATAGTCTTGAATAAAGTAGATGATGTTTTACAGCAAAAGAAACTCATGAGTAATACATCAGTTCGCCTCATCAAAAGGGTGAGTTTTTCTAAACGGTGACTGTGATGGCTTCATCAAGAGCGATCACACCCGGAAGTACTTTGCCTTCCAAGAGCTCCAAGCTGGCTCCACCACCAGTGGAGATGTGACTCATGACTCCTGCAACTCCTACTTTCTCCACTGCAGCCACTGAGTCTCCTCCTCCTATGATAGTCGTCACTCCTTTCTCACTTAGCTCTGCTAGTTTATTCGCAACCGCCTGAAACAAACCATAACAATGCTCATCAAACCATATGGTTTTTGTCTACTATGAATCAGTTTCTTACCTCTGTCCCAGCTGCAAACTTCTCCATCTCGAAAACTCCCATAGGTCCATTCCAAATAACTGTCTGTGTTGTGTCTAGAGCCTCGTTGAATGTTTTAATCGAGTCTGGACCGATGTCCAGTCCCATCCAACCGTCCTCAATGCCTGATGCAGGCACAACCTACAAAACATCCACTTCACTCAGAAACAAAGCTCTAGCAAACCTTGCtgttcagagagagagagacagaccTTGCTGTTGGCATCAGGAGCGAACTTATCAGCAACCACAACATCGGTCGGCAGCAAAAGAGAGACTCCCTTAGCCTTAGCTTTGGCGAGGAGAGACGTAGCCAACTCAAGTTTATCTTCTTCAACAAGTGACGAGCCAACGGAGAGACCTTGCGCCTTGTAGAACGTAAAGATCATTCCACCACCAAGGAGAAGGATATCACACTTCTCGAGAAGAGACTCAATAACTCCAA of the Brassica rapa cultivar Chiifu-401-42 chromosome A03, CAAS_Brap_v3.01, whole genome shotgun sequence genome contains:
- the LOC103859467 gene encoding uncharacterized protein LOC103859467 — its product is MTKVIDLKRSKSDDGDLSSKPRLLLADQVRLNSTGPFRSNSLDRFLRRAEKVWAVSTIEKKDVESHKPILESNQGPGEEEEKVGDLVQVGQNNYFIVDIFEKEIMELGDKVDLNFKTFNNFEVVDGGAPLDHHFYKYRCCYSSCFCFCTNINVEREWVILKRQLALWEKKEVSFCVRTYTERKELMRVAATVTNGDQSHSLFFFDIKFPKKYPYQAPSFFYHPYGLPLSNLGTKKKLRPQLRYNILDVFLHIEEIVMMNTTNKSCRQMLDMLKQPPMGFEDFVKGHFRKKGAFILKNMMDEMDLDKESDKNMFLKTYIALEDNKAYCEHLLNSDLKEELERFKEKESSLCEHSRFNDNQETSRHQNSWTKYSFL